The Lysobacter enzymogenes genome window below encodes:
- a CDS encoding efflux RND transporter periplasmic adaptor subunit, protein MTISPFAVFSSVSAGALRRLAPLAAVCLALAACGGKADKSAAGQDRAVEVGYVVMQPTTVALTSEFNGRAVAFQSSEVRPQVGGLVQRLLFEEGSLVRAGQPLYQIDPSLYRASAEQAEADLKNARAALKAADLLAQRNKSLVATQMISRQDYDNAVAAADQARANVAQREAAVSTARINQRFTTVPAPIDGRIGRSLVTVGALVTPDQAAPLATIQRLDPIYVDVQQSAQQLLMLREQLSSGSVQASATTARIVLPNGSAYPQPGTLQFSEVLVDEATGTVTLRIRVPNPDGLLLPGMFVRARLAQATQAQAYRLPQQALVRGPTGDAFVWVVGADNKAVQRPIGADRVDGSDWIVSTGLNPGDKVVTQGIGSLRRDATVRAVPASTPQKLQAPDAGAAARPTKQG, encoded by the coding sequence ATGACCATCAGCCCGTTCGCCGTATTTTCCAGCGTTTCCGCCGGCGCATTGCGCCGCCTCGCGCCCCTCGCCGCCGTCTGCCTCGCGCTCGCCGCGTGCGGCGGCAAGGCCGACAAATCCGCCGCCGGCCAAGACCGCGCGGTCGAAGTCGGCTATGTGGTGATGCAGCCGACCACGGTCGCGCTGACCAGCGAATTCAACGGCCGCGCGGTCGCGTTCCAGAGCTCGGAAGTGCGCCCGCAGGTCGGCGGGCTGGTGCAGCGCCTGCTGTTCGAAGAAGGCAGCCTGGTCCGCGCCGGCCAGCCGCTGTACCAGATCGACCCGAGCCTGTACCGCGCCTCCGCCGAACAGGCCGAAGCCGACCTCAAGAACGCGCGCGCCGCGCTCAAGGCCGCCGACCTGCTGGCCCAGCGCAACAAGTCGCTGGTCGCCACGCAGATGATCAGCCGCCAGGACTACGACAACGCGGTCGCCGCCGCCGACCAAGCCCGCGCCAACGTGGCCCAGCGCGAAGCCGCCGTGTCGACCGCGCGCATCAACCAGCGCTTCACCACCGTGCCGGCGCCGATCGACGGCCGCATCGGCCGTTCGCTGGTCACCGTCGGCGCGCTGGTCACGCCCGATCAGGCCGCGCCGCTGGCGACGATCCAGCGCCTGGATCCGATCTACGTCGACGTGCAGCAATCGGCGCAGCAGTTGCTGATGCTGCGCGAGCAGTTGTCGTCCGGCAGCGTGCAGGCCAGCGCAACCACCGCGCGCATCGTCCTGCCCAACGGCAGCGCGTATCCGCAGCCGGGCACCTTGCAGTTCTCCGAAGTGCTGGTCGACGAAGCCACCGGCACCGTCACCCTGCGCATCCGCGTGCCGAATCCCGACGGGCTGCTGTTGCCCGGCATGTTCGTGCGCGCGCGTCTGGCCCAGGCGACCCAGGCCCAGGCCTATCGCCTGCCGCAGCAGGCGCTGGTGCGCGGCCCGACCGGCGACGCCTTCGTCTGGGTCGTCGGCGCCGACAACAAAGCGGTGCAGAGGCCGATCGGCGCCGACCGCGTCGACGGCAGCGACTGGATCGTCAGCACCGGCCTGAACCCGGGCGACAAGGTCGTGACCCAGGGCATCGGTTCGCTGCGCCGCGACGCGACCGTGCGCGCGGTGCCGGCCTCGACGCCGCAGAAACTGCAAGCGCCCGACGCCGGCGCGGCGGCGCGACCGACGAAGCAAGGCTGA
- a CDS encoding LysR family transcriptional regulator ArgP: MDLLHPQLAAFAAVLEEGSFEAAARRLSVTSSAVSQRIKALEDRLGQVLVVRQAPCRPTRAGERLLRRVRPMQALEAEALADFLAEDRAAAATRPVAIAVNDDSLDTWFLAAMAQLHSQYGYLFDVRVDDQDHTLDLLRNGSVLGAVTAEANAVQGCNVHPLGTMRYRAIAAPEFAARHFGAGVDAHALAQAPMIVFNRKDELQWRFVRRITRARLHPPIHYVPTSSGFVEAAARGLGWCLAPEPLAGPYLRSGRIVLIDAQRHLDVPLYWQHAAVRSSVLQRIGQVLRETAAEALRIEAR; the protein is encoded by the coding sequence ATGGACCTACTCCATCCGCAGCTGGCCGCGTTCGCCGCGGTGCTGGAGGAAGGCAGTTTCGAGGCCGCCGCGCGCCGGCTGTCGGTCACCTCCTCGGCGGTGTCGCAGCGGATCAAGGCGCTGGAGGACCGCCTCGGCCAGGTCCTGGTGGTGCGCCAGGCGCCGTGCCGGCCGACCCGCGCCGGCGAACGGCTGCTGCGCCGGGTGCGGCCGATGCAGGCGCTGGAGGCCGAGGCGCTGGCCGATTTCCTCGCCGAGGACCGCGCCGCGGCGGCGACCCGGCCGGTGGCGATCGCGGTCAACGACGACTCGCTCGACACCTGGTTCCTGGCGGCGATGGCGCAGTTGCACAGCCAATACGGCTATCTGTTCGACGTGCGCGTGGACGACCAGGACCACACCCTCGACCTGCTGCGCAACGGCAGCGTGCTCGGCGCGGTCACCGCCGAGGCCAACGCGGTGCAGGGCTGCAATGTGCATCCGCTCGGCACGATGCGTTACCGCGCCATCGCCGCGCCCGAATTCGCCGCGCGCCATTTCGGCGCCGGCGTCGACGCCCACGCGCTGGCGCAAGCGCCGATGATCGTGTTCAACCGCAAGGACGAGCTGCAATGGCGCTTCGTCCGCCGCATCACCCGTGCGCGGCTGCACCCGCCGATCCATTACGTGCCGACCTCCAGCGGTTTCGTCGAAGCCGCCGCGCGCGGCCTGGGCTGGTGCCTGGCGCCGGAGCCGCTGGCCGGGCCGTACCTGCGCAGCGGCCGGATCGTGCTGATCGACGCCCAGCGCCATCTCGACGTGCCGTTGTACTGGCAGCACGCGGCGGTGCGCTCGAGCGTGCTGCAGCGCATCGGCCAGGTGCTGCGCGAAACCGCGGCCGAGGCGCTGCGGATTGAGGCGCGCTGA
- a CDS encoding LysE/ArgO family amino acid transporter — protein MLTAAAFAGFLASAGLIIAIGAQNAFVLRQGLAQRHVGPVVAICAFSDIALILAGVAGIGALVQAWPALLQVLRFGGAAFLGVYGFLAARRAWQGSSGLDASNAQQQSLRTAVLTCLAFTFLNPHVYLDTMILLGSLSTRYAGELRWAFAIGACAASIVWFVSLGFGARLLQPVFRNPRAWRVLDGGIALFMWALCLMLLLQPLS, from the coding sequence ATGCTCACCGCCGCCGCTTTCGCCGGCTTTCTCGCCAGCGCCGGCCTGATCATCGCGATCGGCGCGCAAAACGCCTTCGTCCTGCGCCAGGGCCTGGCCCAGCGCCACGTCGGCCCGGTGGTCGCGATCTGCGCCTTCAGCGACATCGCCCTGATCCTGGCCGGCGTGGCCGGCATCGGCGCGCTGGTGCAGGCCTGGCCGGCGCTGCTGCAAGTGCTGCGCTTCGGCGGCGCGGCGTTCCTCGGCGTCTACGGCTTCCTGGCCGCGCGCCGCGCCTGGCAGGGCAGCAGCGGGCTGGATGCGAGCAACGCCCAGCAGCAGAGCCTGCGCACCGCGGTGCTGACGTGTCTGGCCTTCACCTTCCTCAACCCGCACGTGTACCTGGACACCATGATCCTGCTCGGCAGCCTGTCCACGCGCTACGCCGGCGAACTGCGCTGGGCGTTCGCGATCGGCGCCTGCGCGGCGAGCATCGTCTGGTTCGTCTCGCTCGGCTTCGGCGCGCGCCTGCTGCAACCGGTGTTCCGCAACCCGCGCGCGTGGCGGGTGCTCGACGGCGGCATCGCCTTGTTCATGTGGGCGCTGTGCCTGATGCTGCTGTTGCAGCCGCTGAGCTGA
- a CDS encoding M4 family metallopeptidase, with protein sequence MSMKRNLLASATLLAIAGTTATAVLVHETPAATAAHSAAGAPSQASPAAAPAHAFAGINASAPQLDSVKQAAVARAEALLRQRKTALAAAAGRNASAQSLAAESYTPRDAIVEADGSEHVRLARSYRGLPVVGGDLVVHSRDGQWLSSSATLDLQVPDDAALRGAPTPNIAPDRAVAAAQANFATAPLADPALDTVYFADANRPKLAYQVRLTGLGDDGIPVDDLIYVDADNAQYLGRKSNVLTVAAQGDAFTLNRGKVKLDTSQVTAAENPGGAAGFLLTDEKRGKGQTRNFEGKDTSDLALALASLGFGDKPEGVPFYDADNLWGDNQVDLSQRIGGEVHYGVAKTWDYYLKQHDRHGIYDDGAGVTAVANITSFVRVFSGSTDKTNAFWYTPLKSMYYLNGEAGVSNPVIALDVAGHEMSHGVAAATAAFLGSGEPVGLNEANSDINGTLVEFFDNNPKDPPDYLIGESVMQDGKPFRYMFKPSLDRRTVVYNGKNEEIGSYDCYPQGGFDYSSTDRLAQVRVDSHFTSGIGNHFFYLLSEGAKVPASHKKTLAKDDLVCNGNTKLLAISNKTAGQIWYRALRLYMTEQTNYPLAREATQQAAADLLDRGLLSKKQANAVACAWEAVSVPLPAGSAQPACG encoded by the coding sequence ATGTCGATGAAGCGCAACCTGCTGGCCAGCGCAACCTTGTTGGCCATCGCCGGCACCACCGCCACCGCGGTGCTGGTCCACGAAACGCCCGCGGCCACCGCCGCCCACAGCGCCGCCGGCGCGCCGTCCCAGGCCTCGCCGGCCGCGGCGCCGGCGCATGCGTTCGCGGGCATCAACGCATCCGCGCCGCAGCTCGATTCGGTCAAGCAAGCCGCCGTCGCCCGCGCCGAGGCGCTGCTGCGCCAGCGCAAGACCGCGCTGGCCGCGGCCGCGGGCCGCAACGCGTCCGCGCAATCGCTCGCCGCCGAAAGCTATACGCCGCGCGATGCGATCGTCGAAGCCGACGGCAGCGAGCACGTGCGTCTGGCGCGCAGCTATCGCGGCCTGCCGGTGGTCGGCGGCGATCTGGTCGTGCACTCGCGCGACGGCCAGTGGCTGTCGTCGAGCGCGACCCTGGACCTGCAGGTGCCCGACGACGCCGCGCTGCGCGGCGCGCCCACGCCGAACATCGCGCCGGACCGCGCGGTCGCCGCCGCCCAAGCCAACTTCGCGACCGCACCGCTCGCCGATCCGGCCCTCGACACGGTCTACTTCGCCGACGCCAACCGGCCGAAGCTGGCCTATCAGGTGCGCCTGACCGGCCTCGGCGACGACGGCATTCCGGTCGACGACCTGATCTACGTCGACGCCGACAACGCGCAGTACCTGGGCCGCAAGAGCAACGTGCTGACGGTGGCCGCGCAAGGCGACGCGTTCACCCTCAACCGCGGCAAGGTCAAGCTCGACACCAGCCAGGTCACCGCCGCGGAAAACCCCGGCGGCGCCGCGGGCTTCCTGCTCACCGACGAGAAGCGCGGCAAAGGGCAGACGCGCAACTTCGAAGGCAAGGACACCTCCGATCTTGCCCTCGCCCTGGCCTCGCTCGGCTTCGGCGACAAGCCCGAAGGCGTGCCGTTCTACGATGCCGACAACCTGTGGGGCGACAACCAGGTCGACCTGAGCCAGCGCATCGGCGGCGAAGTCCACTACGGCGTGGCCAAGACCTGGGACTACTACCTCAAGCAGCACGACCGCCACGGCATCTACGACGACGGCGCGGGCGTGACCGCGGTGGCCAACATCACCTCGTTCGTGCGGGTCTTCTCCGGATCGACCGACAAGACCAACGCGTTCTGGTACACGCCGCTGAAGTCCATGTACTACCTCAACGGCGAAGCCGGCGTGTCCAATCCGGTCATCGCCCTGGACGTGGCCGGCCACGAGATGTCGCACGGCGTCGCCGCGGCGACCGCCGCGTTCCTCGGCAGCGGCGAACCGGTCGGCCTCAACGAAGCCAACTCGGACATCAACGGCACCCTGGTCGAATTCTTCGACAACAACCCGAAGGACCCGCCGGATTATCTGATCGGCGAGAGCGTGATGCAGGACGGCAAGCCGTTCCGTTACATGTTCAAGCCGAGCCTGGACCGCCGCACCGTCGTCTACAACGGCAAGAACGAGGAGATCGGTTCGTACGACTGCTACCCGCAGGGCGGCTTCGACTATTCCTCGACCGACCGGCTGGCCCAGGTGCGGGTGGACTCGCACTTCACCTCGGGCATCGGCAACCACTTCTTCTATCTGCTGTCGGAAGGCGCCAAGGTGCCGGCCTCGCACAAGAAGACCCTGGCCAAGGACGATCTGGTCTGCAACGGCAACACCAAGCTGCTGGCCATCAGCAACAAGACCGCCGGCCAGATCTGGTACCGCGCGCTGCGGCTGTACATGACCGAGCAGACGAACTACCCGCTGGCGCGCGAAGCGACCCAGCAGGCGGCGGCGGACCTGCTCGACCGCGGCCTGCTGAGCAAGAAACAAGCCAATGCGGTGGCCTGCGCCTGGGAAGCGGTCAGCGTGCCGCTGCCCGCGGGATCGGCGCAGCCCGCCTGCGGCTGA
- a CDS encoding septal ring lytic transglycosylase RlpA family protein yields MPVAAFRPFVRAALAAGALAASGAVCAQSLPYAPVDDAGSGTMAVCSATWYGAEGEIPEGWPTASGEPFHRFALAAAHNSLPFGTRVRVSYQGRSVEVRINDRGNFGWPICIDLTYGAFLRIANPDQGVVGVDYQVL; encoded by the coding sequence ATGCCCGTCGCCGCATTCCGCCCGTTCGTCCGCGCCGCGCTCGCCGCCGGCGCGCTCGCCGCATCCGGCGCCGTCTGCGCGCAATCGCTTCCGTACGCGCCGGTCGACGACGCCGGCAGCGGCACGATGGCGGTATGCAGCGCCACCTGGTACGGCGCCGAAGGCGAGATCCCGGAAGGCTGGCCGACCGCGAGCGGCGAACCGTTCCACCGCTTCGCGCTGGCCGCCGCGCACAACTCGCTGCCGTTCGGCACGCGGGTGCGGGTCAGTTACCAGGGCCGCTCGGTCGAGGTGCGGATCAACGACCGCGGCAACTTCGGTTGGCCGATCTGCATCGACCTGACCTACGGCGCGTTCCTGCGCATCGCCAATCCGGACCAGGGCGTGGTCGGCGTCGATTATCAAGTGCTGTAA
- a CDS encoding PaaI family thioesterase yields the protein MRRDNALWAMLEGRAPLPAAARTLGWRLDAHNETDRSVSVSFAVGAEPTDPLGCIPPGTIAAMLDDCMRPAIGAELAPGHETVRMRSDHAFLLPARPGRLFGYGRIERWRGPLCVVRARLSDEAGRILATATATYRIDGPR from the coding sequence ATGCGTCGCGACAATGCGCTGTGGGCGATGCTCGAAGGGCGCGCGCCGCTGCCGGCCGCGGCGCGGACGCTGGGCTGGCGCCTGGATGCCCACAACGAAACCGACCGCAGCGTCAGCGTGAGTTTCGCGGTCGGCGCGGAACCGACGGACCCGCTCGGCTGCATCCCGCCCGGCACGATCGCGGCCATGCTCGACGATTGCATGCGCCCGGCGATCGGCGCGGAGCTGGCGCCCGGCCACGAGACGGTGCGGATGCGATCGGACCACGCGTTTCTTCTGCCGGCGCGACCCGGCCGCCTGTTCGGCTACGGCCGGATCGAGCGCTGGCGCGGGCCGTTGTGCGTCGTGCGCGCGCGCCTGAGCGACGAAGCCGGCCGGATTCTGGCTACTGCGACTGCCACCTATCGGATCGACGGTCCGCGTTGA
- a CDS encoding VOC family protein — protein sequence MNLSIHSSFLPHTDPEASLAFYRDALGFEVRKDVGYQGLRWITVGPAGQPDTAIVLYPPQATPGLTEAEKRAIAEMMAKGSFAMLNLATPDLDGVFAKLQAGDVEIVQEPVDQPYGVRDCAVRDPSGNMIRIQAAAQG from the coding sequence ATGAACCTCAGCATCCATTCCAGCTTCCTCCCGCACACCGACCCGGAGGCCTCGCTGGCCTTCTACCGCGACGCGCTCGGCTTCGAAGTGCGCAAGGACGTGGGCTACCAGGGCCTGCGCTGGATCACCGTCGGCCCGGCCGGCCAGCCCGACACCGCGATCGTGCTGTATCCGCCGCAGGCCACGCCGGGCCTGACCGAGGCGGAAAAGCGCGCCATCGCCGAGATGATGGCCAAGGGCAGCTTCGCGATGCTCAACCTGGCCACGCCCGACCTCGACGGCGTGTTCGCCAAGCTGCAGGCCGGCGATGTCGAGATCGTGCAGGAGCCGGTCGACCAGCCCTACGGCGTGCGCGACTGCGCGGTGCGCGATCCGTCCGGCAACATGATCCGGATCCAGGCCGCCGCGCAGGGCTGA
- a CDS encoding helix-turn-helix transcriptional regulator, whose product MNDLPADPVHLRDLARLRRVRDRIDRDYAQPLDVEALARGAHMSAGHLSRQFRAAYGESPYSYLMTRRIERAMALLRAGGLSVTEVCFAVGCSSLGTFSTRFAELVGVPPSVYQREAAAATEGMPACVAKQVTRPVRNREAPAG is encoded by the coding sequence GTGAACGACCTGCCCGCCGACCCCGTCCATCTGCGCGACCTCGCCCGCCTGCGCCGCGTACGCGACCGCATCGACCGCGACTACGCGCAGCCGCTCGACGTGGAAGCGCTGGCGCGCGGCGCGCACATGTCGGCCGGGCACCTGAGCCGGCAATTCCGCGCGGCCTACGGCGAGTCGCCGTACTCCTATCTGATGACCCGGCGGATCGAACGCGCGATGGCGCTGCTGCGCGCCGGCGGGCTCAGCGTCACCGAGGTCTGCTTCGCGGTCGGCTGCTCGTCGCTGGGCACCTTCAGCACCCGCTTCGCCGAGTTGGTCGGCGTGCCGCCGAGCGTCTACCAGCGCGAGGCCGCGGCGGCCACCGAGGGCATGCCGGCCTGCGTCGCCAAGCAGGTGACGCGACCGGTCAGGAATCGAGAAGCGCCCGCCGGTTAG
- a CDS encoding alpha/beta hydrolase family esterase encodes MRSLLSPLAALALLAAAGLAAPACAAPPSGQLVRSFSDAAGGKRSYYVALPAGYDPARTYRLVLVLAGTATTGQEMHEWFGQGWNPDTPGLERLMADTVFVYPDQRYSWDGDNGWALGPNAAPYDGWHDLRFIDELLTWVESDYSIDTARVFATGHSWGGDMTAVVGCYLGGRLRAIAPVAANRPFWFGSPPSAKDCTGQPAVWTFFGLADDHFGDSSPDGLFGIEQNDFWTKKLACSNDYDTSGETRTYRGCKAAVKLTLYAGGQYSGGGGLRGHQPPDYFLAAVSDWFSSF; translated from the coding sequence ATGCGCTCGCTCCTTTCCCCTCTCGCGGCGCTCGCGCTGCTCGCCGCCGCCGGCCTCGCCGCGCCCGCCTGCGCCGCTCCGCCCAGCGGCCAGCTCGTGCGCAGCTTCTCCGACGCCGCCGGCGGCAAGCGCAGCTACTACGTCGCGCTGCCGGCCGGTTACGACCCCGCGCGGACCTACCGGCTGGTGCTGGTGCTCGCCGGCACCGCCACCACCGGCCAGGAAATGCACGAATGGTTCGGCCAAGGCTGGAATCCGGACACGCCCGGCCTGGAGCGCCTGATGGCCGACACCGTGTTCGTCTATCCCGACCAGCGTTATTCCTGGGACGGCGACAACGGCTGGGCGCTCGGGCCCAACGCCGCGCCTTACGATGGCTGGCACGACCTGCGCTTCATCGACGAACTGCTGACCTGGGTCGAGAGCGACTACTCGATCGACACCGCGCGCGTGTTCGCCACCGGCCACTCCTGGGGCGGCGACATGACCGCGGTGGTGGGCTGTTACCTCGGCGGACGCTTGCGCGCGATCGCGCCGGTCGCGGCCAACCGCCCGTTCTGGTTCGGTTCGCCGCCCAGCGCCAAGGACTGCACCGGGCAACCGGCGGTATGGACCTTCTTCGGCCTCGCCGACGACCACTTCGGCGACAGCAGCCCGGACGGCCTGTTCGGCATCGAGCAGAACGATTTCTGGACGAAGAAGCTGGCGTGTTCGAACGACTACGACACCAGCGGCGAAACCCGCACTTATCGCGGCTGCAAGGCGGCGGTGAAGCTCACGCTGTACGCCGGCGGCCAGTATTCCGGCGGCGGCGGGCTGCGCGGCCACCAGCCGCCGGACTATTTCCTGGCGGCGGTGTCGGACTGGTTCTCGTCGTTCTGA
- a CDS encoding DUF3348 family protein produces MVESPRRAAVRAPTLIRLLARLADVDVAPSAPPLSDRLSQWIEWTQSLALSSALDGAALVPGFGAPTPVAAEERECARVRQVLAAAIAGDRAFAATASAKAPARSAAAREDADDFPFFRQRYLALQQTLEAGAGRLRERLRERLTSASPELAKLAEMDAVMERALARRERSLLAAAPALLGRRFERLRHDAQAAAGDAAPAPDDWLAPFRRDMHDALLAELDVRLQPSQGLLAALRARAPD; encoded by the coding sequence ATAGTGGAATCTCCCCGACGGGCGGCGGTCCGTGCTCCGACCTTGATCCGTCTGCTCGCTCGCCTCGCCGACGTGGACGTTGCGCCCAGCGCGCCGCCGTTGTCGGACCGGCTCAGCCAATGGATCGAATGGACGCAGTCCCTGGCCCTGTCTTCGGCTCTGGACGGCGCCGCGCTCGTGCCCGGCTTCGGCGCGCCCACCCCGGTGGCCGCGGAGGAGCGCGAATGCGCGCGCGTGCGCCAGGTCCTGGCCGCGGCGATCGCCGGCGACCGCGCCTTCGCCGCGACGGCGTCGGCGAAGGCGCCGGCGCGCTCGGCCGCCGCGCGCGAAGACGCCGACGATTTTCCGTTCTTCCGCCAACGCTATCTGGCCCTGCAACAGACCCTGGAAGCCGGCGCCGGCCGCCTGCGCGAACGCCTGCGCGAGCGCCTGACCAGCGCCTCGCCCGAACTGGCCAAGCTGGCCGAAATGGACGCGGTGATGGAGCGCGCGCTGGCGCGGCGCGAACGCAGCCTGCTGGCGGCCGCGCCGGCGCTGCTGGGCCGCCGCTTCGAACGCCTGCGCCACGACGCGCAGGCCGCCGCCGGCGATGCGGCGCCGGCGCCCGACGACTGGCTCGCGCCGTTCCGCCGCGACATGCACGACGCATTGCTCGCCGAACTCGACGTTCGTCTACAACCCTCACAAGGCTTGCTCGCAGCACTGCGCGCTCGCGCACCCGACTGA
- a CDS encoding DUF802 domain-containing protein has translation MSRNLLFPLVFIAGLAAVVWVAFGYLGAHALALSVVALIGACYLAGGVELLGYRRATATLERALDGLSAAPERLDEWLQRLHPSLRNAARLRIEGERAALPAPALAPYLVGLLVLLGMLGTLLGMTVTLRGTGLALESASDLRAVREAIAAPVAGLGFAFGTSIAGVAASAMLGLLAALCRRERASAVQRLDAAIAGALRPHSRARQRERSFELMQRQSDTLPALVEQLQAAMAALERHSQAAHARQAEQQEAFHQRTEAAYARLAESVERSLKDSIGEGARAAGAALQPAVDATMAAVARDSAALHERVGAAVQQQLDGLSAGFAAAAAAAAGSWTSALADHRSGNEALLRDLRGALDGFAGTFEQGTAALLKDVSARLDGSAERSAQVWDQALTRQNGAHEALAERNREALAAAAAAFEGHAATLVKTVEGSHADLQTALESRDRERLSAWTEAFAGMTAALGERWEQSETRNAGRHQDICETLSRTSETMSGHAQAQARETIAEISRLVEAASQAPKAAAGVVAGFEAHAAELVRIVQQSQAQLQSALESRERERLESWTAAFGAMTAELSQRWQQAGDAAASRQQDVCDTLARTAQDVSEQSQAQARDTIAEISRLVDAAAQAPKAAAEVVAELRQKLSDSMVRDTAMLEERNRLLATLQTLLDAVNHASGEQRAAVDALVASSAELLERAGARLNERIESDTGKLDSAAAQLSAGAVEVAGLGEAFATVVQQFGETNERLAERLHGVETALDKSLARSDEQLAYYVAQAREVVDLSVLSQKQIIEELQRLAEERGDERADSRVDESAGAGAQAA, from the coding sequence TTGTCGCGAAATCTGCTGTTTCCCCTGGTCTTCATCGCCGGCCTCGCCGCCGTGGTCTGGGTCGCCTTCGGCTATCTCGGCGCGCATGCGCTGGCCTTGTCGGTGGTGGCGCTGATCGGCGCCTGCTACCTCGCCGGCGGCGTGGAATTGCTCGGCTACCGCCGCGCCACCGCGACGTTGGAGCGCGCCCTCGACGGTTTGTCGGCGGCGCCGGAGCGTCTGGACGAATGGCTGCAGCGCCTGCATCCCTCGCTGCGCAACGCCGCGCGGCTGCGCATCGAAGGCGAGCGCGCGGCGCTGCCGGCGCCGGCGCTGGCGCCGTATCTGGTCGGCCTGCTGGTGCTGCTGGGCATGCTCGGCACCTTGCTCGGCATGACCGTGACCTTGCGCGGAACCGGCCTGGCGCTGGAGAGCGCCAGCGACCTGCGCGCGGTGCGCGAGGCCATCGCCGCGCCGGTCGCGGGCCTGGGCTTCGCCTTCGGCACCTCGATCGCCGGCGTCGCCGCGTCGGCGATGCTCGGCCTGCTCGCCGCGCTGTGCCGGCGCGAGCGTGCGAGCGCGGTGCAGCGCCTGGACGCGGCCATCGCCGGCGCGCTGCGCCCGCATTCGCGCGCGCGCCAGCGCGAGCGCTCGTTCGAACTGATGCAGCGCCAGAGCGACACCCTGCCGGCGCTGGTCGAGCAGTTGCAGGCGGCGATGGCCGCGCTGGAACGCCACAGCCAGGCCGCGCACGCGCGCCAGGCCGAGCAGCAGGAGGCCTTCCACCAGCGCACCGAAGCCGCTTACGCGCGCCTGGCCGAATCGGTCGAACGCTCGCTCAAGGACAGCATCGGCGAAGGCGCGCGCGCCGCCGGCGCGGCCTTGCAGCCGGCGGTGGACGCGACCATGGCCGCGGTCGCGCGCGACAGCGCCGCTCTGCACGAGCGAGTCGGCGCGGCGGTGCAGCAGCAGCTCGACGGCCTCTCGGCCGGTTTCGCCGCGGCCGCGGCCGCGGCCGCCGGCAGCTGGACCAGCGCGCTGGCCGATCACCGCAGCGGCAACGAAGCGTTGCTGCGCGACCTGCGCGGCGCGCTCGACGGCTTCGCCGGCACCTTCGAACAAGGCACGGCCGCGTTGCTCAAGGACGTGTCCGCGCGCCTGGACGGCAGCGCCGAACGCAGCGCGCAGGTCTGGGACCAGGCGCTGACGCGCCAGAACGGCGCGCACGAAGCGCTGGCCGAGCGCAACCGCGAGGCGCTCGCCGCCGCCGCGGCCGCATTCGAAGGCCACGCCGCGACCCTGGTGAAGACGGTCGAAGGCTCGCACGCGGATCTGCAAACCGCGCTGGAGTCGCGCGACCGCGAACGCCTGTCGGCCTGGACCGAGGCCTTCGCCGGTATGACCGCGGCGCTGGGCGAACGCTGGGAACAGTCGGAAACCCGCAACGCCGGCCGTCATCAGGACATTTGTGAAACCTTGTCGCGCACGTCGGAAACGATGTCCGGCCACGCCCAGGCGCAGGCGCGCGAGACCATCGCCGAGATCTCGCGTCTGGTCGAAGCGGCTTCGCAAGCGCCGAAGGCCGCGGCCGGCGTGGTCGCCGGCTTCGAAGCGCACGCCGCCGAGCTGGTGCGGATCGTGCAGCAGTCGCAGGCGCAATTGCAGTCGGCGCTGGAGTCGCGCGAGCGCGAACGCCTGGAATCCTGGACTGCGGCCTTCGGCGCGATGACCGCCGAGTTGAGCCAGCGCTGGCAGCAGGCCGGCGACGCCGCCGCCAGCCGCCAGCAGGACGTGTGCGACACCCTGGCGCGCACCGCGCAGGACGTGTCGGAGCAGTCTCAGGCGCAGGCGCGCGACACCATCGCCGAGATTTCGCGCCTGGTCGACGCCGCCGCGCAAGCGCCCAAGGCCGCGGCCGAAGTGGTCGCCGAGCTGCGCCAGAAGCTCTCCGACAGCATGGTCCGCGACACCGCGATGCTGGAGGAACGCAACCGCCTGCTGGCCACGCTGCAAACCCTGCTCGACGCGGTCAACCACGCCAGCGGCGAACAACGCGCCGCGGTCGACGCGCTGGTCGCCTCGTCGGCGGAATTGCTCGAACGCGCCGGCGCGCGCCTCAACGAACGCATCGAGAGCGACACCGGCAAGCTCGACAGCGCCGCCGCCCAGCTCAGCGCGGGCGCGGTCGAAGTGGCCGGGCTCGGCGAAGCGTTCGCCACGGTGGTGCAGCAGTTCGGCGAAACCAACGAGCGCCTGGCCGAGCGCCTGCATGGCGTGGAAACCGCGCTGGACAAATCGCTGGCGCGCAGCGACGAGCAACTGGCGTACTACGTCGCGCAGGCGCGCGAGGTGGTCGACCTGAGCGTGCTGAGCCAGAAGCAGATCATCGAAGAACTGCAACGCCTGGCCGAGGAACGAGGCGACGAGCGCGCCGACAGCCGCGTCGACGAAAGCGCCGGCGCCGGGGCGCAGGCGGCATGA